In Pseudovibrio brasiliensis, the following are encoded in one genomic region:
- a CDS encoding DUF4336 domain-containing protein produces the protein MVSCQRHQNTSTLGFQYSTRMVVIRLQDGGLFIWSPIGLTKDLKDEIDALGPVRHIIAPNHLHDSFLTEWAQTYPEAKLHAAPSLAEKRSDLTFTSTLSNTAPANWQDEIEQCVVGGNSITTEVVFFHKASGTTLFTDLLQQFPKGWFKGWRALIARLDLMTEPTPSVPRKFRVAFRDKATACKALRKVLNWPTNAVVVAHGNPIATGGTAYLNRAFRWLKVS, from the coding sequence TTGGTAAGCTGCCAGAGGCACCAAAACACCAGCACTCTCGGCTTTCAGTATTCAACCCGCATGGTGGTCATCCGCTTGCAAGATGGTGGGCTCTTCATCTGGTCTCCCATCGGTTTGACGAAAGATCTGAAAGACGAGATTGATGCCCTCGGCCCTGTTCGCCACATCATCGCCCCCAACCATCTGCACGACAGTTTTCTCACAGAATGGGCGCAGACCTATCCAGAGGCCAAACTCCATGCAGCTCCTAGCCTGGCAGAAAAGCGATCCGACCTTACCTTCACCTCAACTTTGAGCAACACAGCCCCAGCAAATTGGCAAGATGAGATCGAACAATGCGTGGTTGGCGGCAACTCCATCACCACTGAGGTGGTCTTCTTTCACAAAGCCAGTGGAACCACTCTATTCACGGACCTTCTGCAGCAGTTCCCAAAAGGATGGTTCAAAGGCTGGCGCGCCCTCATTGCACGGCTCGACCTGATGACAGAACCCACCCCAAGCGTCCCCCGCAAATTCCGCGTTGCCTTTCGGGACAAAGCGACCGCCTGCAAAGCCCTCAGAAAAGTGCTCAACTGGCCTACAAATGCCGTCGTAGTCGCCCACGGCAATCCCATAGCCACCGGCGGCACCGCCTATCTGAACCGCGCATTCCGCTGGTTGAAGGTCAGCTAA
- a CDS encoding VOC family protein, whose protein sequence is MAKLDTLRLRVRDAAALKRFYCDVLGMSDQGDGRIGYTPEQVALRFEEVGGAYRPQPTDLYWKIAISVPNIELACAQLRVHGVPVTEPQQFRDVGYLAKFVDPEGFTIELIDHHFQGERPEEEHDQTLLGGGPHISLVTLRCADISAVEPDLLNGGMTSLSVQPVEPYGFTLYFYAFTSEQPPNADLTAVENRCWTYQRPYTVLEIQHVPAMQKETQPDADTSGYEGLTVSGASLALNRLRIGSE, encoded by the coding sequence ATGGCAAAGCTCGATACTCTTCGTTTGCGTGTTCGTGATGCGGCGGCGCTGAAGCGGTTTTATTGCGATGTCCTGGGCATGTCAGATCAGGGTGATGGGCGCATCGGCTATACGCCGGAGCAAGTGGCGCTCCGGTTTGAGGAGGTGGGCGGAGCATATCGTCCTCAGCCCACTGATCTTTATTGGAAAATTGCAATCTCAGTGCCCAACATCGAGCTGGCTTGCGCCCAGTTGCGGGTACATGGTGTACCCGTGACAGAGCCTCAACAGTTTCGGGATGTGGGGTATCTTGCAAAGTTTGTGGACCCGGAAGGGTTCACCATTGAGCTCATTGATCATCACTTCCAAGGCGAGCGTCCTGAGGAAGAACATGATCAGACTTTGCTGGGCGGCGGCCCACATATCTCTCTGGTGACCTTGCGCTGTGCGGATATTTCCGCAGTTGAACCAGACCTCCTCAACGGAGGCATGACATCGCTTTCCGTCCAGCCTGTCGAGCCCTACGGCTTTACGCTCTATTTCTATGCCTTCACTTCTGAGCAACCTCCCAACGCCGACCTCACCGCCGTTGAGAACCGCTGCTGGACCTATCAGCGCCCCTACACAGTGCTGGAAATCCAGCATGTTCCAGCGATGCAGAAAGAGACACAGCCAGACGCAGATACCTCTGGTTATGAAGGCCTGACGGTTTCTGGCGCTTCCTTGGCATTAAACCGTCTGCGGATAGGATCTGAGTAG
- a CDS encoding nuclear transport factor 2 family protein, protein MTFLKSIALAATVAVGLSGQALADEAGKLAEGEYKLSTAVATASRAWRDAFNAGDAKAAAALYEEDAVMVVKPFGTFEGRAQIEAFWTDIISKGFDDVVYSDTVTTVLDQTSARVAANWKMNNAHGIITNEHWVLQPDGRALLREDHFEIAQ, encoded by the coding sequence ATGACCTTCCTTAAATCTATCGCTCTTGCTGCAACCGTTGCAGTTGGATTGAGCGGACAGGCTCTGGCTGATGAAGCTGGTAAACTGGCAGAAGGGGAATACAAGCTCAGCACTGCTGTCGCCACTGCAAGCCGTGCCTGGCGTGATGCGTTCAATGCGGGTGACGCAAAGGCTGCTGCTGCTCTTTATGAAGAAGATGCCGTGATGGTGGTGAAGCCATTTGGCACCTTTGAAGGCCGCGCACAGATTGAAGCGTTCTGGACCGACATCATCTCCAAAGGTTTTGATGATGTGGTTTACAGCGATACCGTGACCACTGTTCTGGACCAGACATCTGCGCGTGTTGCAGCAAACTGGAAGATGAACAACGCCCATGGCATCATCACCAATGAGCATTGGGTTCTGCAGCCGGATGGCCGTGCGCTTCTGCGTGAGGACCACTTCGAAATCGCGCAATAA
- a CDS encoding LysR family transcriptional regulator, which produces MLSALPLSFVTIVETGSITRASEELNIAKSAVSQNLKRLEEQLDVKLAIRTTRHLSLTPAGERYYQRCKEILALSQQAETEMESFGATPSGPLTITAPHALIAPVIAPALASVTQKFPALQPSVIAEDKRLNLISEGIDVAISVGQLPDSTLQARRIGTLHDILCASPDLLAKVPKADYPIYWEWMQSLPYIAHTREPAVVKHQLPTQQNGNPVELGFRSTVKANTIEAIAAFARNGLGIALLPDISIAQDLKAGNLMPLAGLADPVPTPIYAVHTYDNLPPKSVQETISAVQKALTSALL; this is translated from the coding sequence ATGCTCTCGGCCCTTCCGCTCTCATTCGTCACCATTGTCGAAACCGGCTCCATCACCCGGGCATCGGAGGAGCTGAACATCGCCAAGTCGGCTGTCAGCCAGAATCTGAAGCGACTAGAAGAGCAGCTGGATGTGAAACTCGCCATCCGCACCACACGCCATCTGTCACTGACACCAGCAGGAGAGCGATACTACCAACGCTGTAAGGAGATTCTGGCTCTCTCCCAACAGGCAGAAACGGAGATGGAAAGCTTCGGGGCCACACCATCCGGCCCGCTCACCATCACAGCCCCGCACGCACTCATCGCACCTGTTATCGCGCCAGCACTTGCCAGCGTGACGCAAAAGTTCCCCGCACTACAGCCTTCTGTGATTGCGGAGGACAAGCGGCTGAACCTGATCTCAGAAGGCATCGATGTGGCTATCAGCGTTGGCCAGTTGCCCGACAGCACCCTTCAGGCCCGCCGCATTGGCACACTACACGATATTCTGTGTGCTTCACCGGATCTGCTGGCGAAAGTACCAAAGGCAGATTATCCAATCTATTGGGAATGGATGCAGTCTCTACCCTACATCGCCCATACAAGAGAGCCAGCAGTGGTCAAACACCAGCTGCCCACCCAGCAGAATGGTAACCCTGTTGAACTCGGCTTCCGCTCCACAGTCAAAGCCAACACCATTGAGGCCATCGCAGCCTTTGCACGCAATGGCCTCGGCATCGCACTGCTGCCGGATATCAGCATCGCGCAGGATCTCAAGGCCGGCAACCTGATGCCACTTGCAGGTCTGGCAGATCCGGTACCAACCCCAATCTATGCGGTGCACACCTACGACAACTTGCCACCCAAGTCCGTGCAGGAAACCATCAGCGCAGTCCAAAAGGCACTCACAAGCGCCCTGCTCTAA
- a CDS encoding type III secretion system chaperone, translating to MVSHNEVSKLITEVSDLLVDASTFADPNRDSWLFQFTTGLDVIATLEEDRHALAISAELAPLPEADPAELLAYLLKVNQSWAGTGSLRFAMLADTDKTLTLLWDIPVNGLDRRDLFTALTEFAQRAQGWSELLKSGQITMQDLPTELPENSLKV from the coding sequence ATGGTCAGTCACAACGAAGTCTCAAAGCTCATCACGGAAGTCAGCGATCTGCTCGTGGACGCGTCAACTTTTGCAGATCCAAACCGCGACAGCTGGCTCTTCCAGTTCACAACGGGCCTGGATGTAATCGCCACTCTCGAAGAAGACCGACACGCCCTCGCCATCAGCGCAGAACTAGCTCCTCTCCCGGAAGCTGATCCAGCCGAATTGCTGGCGTACCTTCTCAAGGTCAATCAGTCATGGGCTGGCACTGGAAGCCTGCGCTTTGCCATGCTGGCAGACACAGACAAAACCCTCACTCTGCTCTGGGACATCCCGGTCAATGGACTGGATCGCCGTGATCTCTTCACCGCCCTCACCGAGTTCGCCCAGCGCGCACAAGGCTGGAGTGAGCTTCTGAAATCCGGCCAGATCACCATGCAGGACCTGCCGACAGAACTGCCTGAAAACTCCCTGAAAGTCTGA
- a CDS encoding type III effector, whose amino-acid sequence MTITDTTSTAPVITPASIPSQAETTGTQASSTTNPALQAHQQKTAETQSAVKDQLATTQGNSGADKALYDLICVGRGTSAAAYLTSLKRCDCSIVADSANQQNVLVVGKDDPWAGARGYEKGHYTQCINQAQQLVNPGDDPIASSCLDPVDRKAWSELNAQRINQVSGGNILDAEVRQISRDSETGLYKVKTDADSEPLLAKKVVLATGAGIERSDYEYHHVPQEVSDFRKSGHPNAANCLDLDQFQRFEAGTRDLTGKVVAVMGPNAGTDAIMELATRGVDKENIFWMMKPSQKPGVALTWDVRSVGIDSTFTAPEAGKDRSDGGTVFRYQNINSVSAGENRPLTISTDGGNFEADFLVYAVGQRGGGTSRAEVVDGAAKQVPILEKELASQLQPVYDVNQRFSDLSSGGAWQHVVGLEVAGTTKTEGLEVVGAAAMQSSRGVQHNYLDADFSLQLGNVLENTPQFRELATQHFPALLDNKPFEQLLKPNSGLQQPGDYDGQKAALLFALKANDANQSLSDVNELLHTFDLRTKAANDLTAGAKPVRVSELLAQGLSRTQPATVADPRLIGGAQLNIAAQTESFKPQQITTPGGINFNEDQQTIALYVAQNYPDIPADKANDFVAQVIAQRTDGNHLRGFTPEERADFEAQLQALSA is encoded by the coding sequence ATGACCATCACAGACACCACATCCACTGCACCAGTCATCACGCCAGCCAGCATTCCTTCTCAGGCAGAGACGACAGGCACACAAGCATCCTCCACCACCAATCCGGCTTTGCAGGCACACCAGCAAAAAACCGCTGAAACCCAAAGCGCGGTGAAAGACCAACTCGCGACCACTCAAGGCAACTCCGGTGCGGACAAAGCTCTGTACGACCTAATCTGTGTAGGCCGAGGAACATCCGCTGCTGCTTACCTCACCAGCCTCAAGCGCTGTGATTGCTCCATCGTGGCCGACAGCGCCAACCAGCAAAACGTACTGGTCGTGGGCAAGGATGATCCATGGGCAGGCGCGCGCGGTTACGAGAAAGGCCACTACACCCAGTGCATCAACCAGGCACAGCAGCTGGTGAACCCGGGCGATGATCCGATCGCTTCCTCCTGCCTTGATCCGGTAGACCGCAAAGCATGGTCCGAACTCAACGCCCAGCGTATCAATCAGGTGTCCGGCGGCAACATCCTTGATGCGGAAGTGCGCCAGATCAGCCGCGACAGCGAAACCGGCCTTTACAAAGTCAAAACTGATGCAGACAGCGAGCCGCTGCTGGCCAAAAAGGTGGTCCTTGCGACAGGTGCAGGCATTGAGCGCTCGGACTACGAATACCACCACGTACCGCAGGAAGTCTCTGACTTCAGAAAGTCAGGTCACCCGAATGCGGCCAACTGTCTGGATCTGGACCAGTTCCAGCGCTTTGAAGCAGGCACCCGTGACCTGACCGGAAAAGTTGTCGCCGTCATGGGGCCGAATGCGGGCACCGATGCGATCATGGAACTGGCAACCCGCGGCGTTGATAAAGAAAACATCTTCTGGATGATGAAACCAAGCCAGAAGCCGGGCGTTGCCCTCACATGGGACGTGCGTTCCGTTGGCATCGACTCCACCTTCACCGCACCGGAAGCTGGCAAGGACCGCTCAGATGGTGGCACCGTGTTCCGCTATCAGAACATCAACAGCGTCTCCGCAGGTGAAAACCGTCCGCTGACCATCAGTACCGATGGCGGCAACTTCGAGGCTGACTTCCTCGTCTACGCCGTCGGCCAGCGCGGCGGTGGCACCAGCAGAGCGGAAGTGGTCGATGGTGCGGCCAAGCAAGTACCTATTCTGGAAAAAGAACTGGCCTCCCAGCTGCAGCCTGTCTACGACGTCAACCAGCGCTTCAGTGATCTGTCCTCCGGCGGCGCATGGCAGCACGTGGTTGGTCTGGAAGTCGCTGGCACCACGAAAACAGAAGGTCTGGAAGTGGTAGGTGCAGCCGCCATGCAGTCCAGCCGCGGCGTGCAGCACAACTACCTCGATGCCGACTTCTCCCTGCAACTGGGCAATGTTCTGGAAAACACGCCACAGTTCCGTGAGCTGGCAACCCAGCACTTCCCGGCCCTGCTGGACAACAAACCCTTCGAGCAATTGCTGAAGCCAAACTCCGGCCTGCAACAACCGGGCGACTATGACGGCCAGAAAGCCGCTTTGCTGTTCGCACTCAAAGCCAATGACGCCAACCAGTCTTTAAGCGACGTCAACGAGCTGCTGCACACCTTCGACCTGCGCACCAAGGCAGCAAACGATCTGACCGCAGGTGCAAAACCGGTCCGCGTGTCTGAACTGTTGGCACAGGGCCTGAGCCGCACACAGCCAGCAACCGTGGCAGACCCGCGTCTGATCGGCGGTGCCCAGCTGAACATTGCAGCGCAGACCGAGAGCTTCAAACCACAGCAGATCACCACACCGGGCGGTATCAACTTCAACGAAGACCAGCAGACCATCGCGCTCTACGTTGCACAGAACTACCCGGACATCCCGGCAGACAAAGCCAACGACTTTGTCGCCCAGGTGATCGCCCAGCGCACCGATGGCAACCACCTGCGTGGCTTCACTCCGGAAGAACGCGCAGACTTCGAGGCCCAGCTGCAGGCCCTCTCAGCCTGA
- a CDS encoding 4-hydroxyproline epimerase: MVSKSFFCVDGHTCGNPVRLVAGGAPALRGNDMLERRADFLKRYDWIRTGLMFEPRGHDMMSGSMLFPPTRPDCDVAVLFIETSGCLPMCGHGTIGTITMALEEGLIEPREPGKVYLDTPAGLVVAEYFEKDGYVESVRLTNVPSYLAETGMTVDLPSVGEISVDVAYGGNFYAIVEEQENFPGLENVGVSQLLDWSPRLRAALNEKYSVTHAEDERIHGISHIQWTGKPTSDAADRRNAVFYGDKALDRSPCGTGTSARLAHLYAKGELKVGDTMRHESIIGSVFVGGVKEAANVGGHDGIIPTIEGWARKTGYNTLFLDDRDPYMTGFQLAADGVKHFPDKGSYEG, from the coding sequence TTGGTCTCCAAGAGTTTTTTCTGTGTTGATGGGCATACCTGCGGCAACCCTGTGCGACTGGTTGCGGGCGGAGCACCAGCCTTGCGCGGCAATGATATGCTGGAGCGGCGGGCGGACTTTCTCAAACGCTATGACTGGATCCGTACGGGTCTGATGTTTGAGCCGCGCGGGCATGACATGATGTCCGGCTCCATGCTTTTTCCTCCGACACGGCCTGACTGTGATGTGGCGGTGCTGTTTATCGAGACATCCGGCTGTTTGCCCATGTGCGGGCACGGCACCATCGGCACTATCACCATGGCGCTGGAAGAAGGGCTGATTGAGCCTCGTGAACCGGGAAAGGTGTATCTGGATACGCCAGCTGGCCTGGTGGTTGCTGAGTATTTTGAGAAGGACGGGTACGTCGAGAGTGTTCGCCTAACTAACGTGCCGAGCTATCTGGCAGAGACGGGCATGACCGTTGATCTGCCGAGTGTGGGGGAGATCAGCGTAGACGTGGCCTATGGCGGCAACTTCTACGCCATTGTCGAGGAACAAGAGAACTTCCCGGGTCTTGAGAATGTAGGTGTCTCACAACTGCTGGACTGGAGCCCGCGTCTGCGTGCTGCGTTGAATGAGAAGTACTCTGTGACCCATGCAGAGGACGAGCGTATTCACGGTATCAGCCATATTCAGTGGACTGGCAAGCCAACCTCTGATGCTGCTGATCGACGCAATGCGGTGTTTTATGGCGATAAGGCTCTGGACCGCAGCCCATGTGGGACTGGTACCTCCGCCCGCCTTGCACACCTTTACGCCAAGGGTGAGTTGAAGGTTGGCGATACCATGCGCCATGAATCCATCATCGGTTCTGTGTTCGTTGGCGGTGTGAAGGAAGCGGCAAACGTGGGTGGGCATGACGGCATCATCCCAACCATTGAAGGCTGGGCCCGCAAGACCGGTTACAACACTCTCTTCCTCGATGACCGCGACCCCTACATGACCGGCTTTCAACTGGCTGCTGATGGTGTGAAGCACTTTCCGGATAAAGGCAGTTACGAAGGGTAG
- a CDS encoding NAD(P)/FAD-dependent oxidoreductase, with product MRHIHVIGAGVVGLATALRLQQEGHKVALIDRNGPGEMASRGNAAGIAWTDVAPLASKGIWRKIPGWLLDPLGPLSVRPAYALKILPWMLRFSRASFPDKLKHSVLGKAAINKASLPAWERLWQSSGTRHHVFMKGCLEVYTEQSQIEGVRGEWQKQRDHGIEVQELNGDEIRELEPDFAGSVVGGALVPGWMSVDDPHALCLSLAEAFERNGGKILKSSVSHIQPQGDHIVLHLEGEEQILSDHAVIACGAWSKTLAAQLGDKVPLETERGYNTTFSDPNVSLKHAVMVPGLGFAVTQLSHGLRVGGAVEFGGLELDANWKRADAMAEKASRLLPGLNRDNGIRWMGHRPSMPDTLPVIGHSKHSERVTYAFGHGHHGLTQAAITAELVSDLICGETPKIDCTLYSAQRF from the coding sequence ATGCGACACATCCATGTAATCGGAGCCGGGGTTGTTGGATTGGCAACAGCCCTGCGCCTTCAGCAAGAAGGCCATAAGGTTGCTCTGATTGACCGCAATGGTCCGGGTGAAATGGCCAGCCGTGGAAACGCGGCTGGCATTGCATGGACCGATGTTGCCCCTTTGGCGTCCAAAGGCATTTGGCGCAAGATACCCGGCTGGTTGCTTGATCCGCTGGGGCCACTTTCTGTGCGCCCTGCTTATGCTCTCAAAATTCTGCCCTGGATGCTGCGGTTCTCGCGGGCATCTTTTCCTGACAAACTGAAACACAGCGTTCTTGGTAAAGCTGCGATCAACAAAGCATCTCTTCCGGCGTGGGAGCGGCTGTGGCAGTCTTCTGGCACACGGCACCATGTGTTCATGAAGGGGTGCCTTGAGGTTTACACCGAGCAGAGCCAGATTGAGGGCGTTCGTGGCGAGTGGCAGAAGCAACGGGATCACGGCATCGAAGTTCAGGAACTCAATGGAGATGAGATCCGCGAATTGGAGCCTGATTTTGCCGGTAGTGTTGTGGGCGGGGCACTGGTGCCGGGATGGATGAGTGTTGATGATCCGCATGCTTTGTGCCTGAGCCTTGCAGAGGCTTTTGAGCGCAACGGTGGTAAGATCCTCAAGTCCTCGGTTTCTCATATTCAGCCGCAAGGGGATCATATCGTTTTGCATCTGGAGGGTGAGGAGCAGATCCTCAGCGATCATGCGGTGATTGCCTGTGGTGCGTGGTCCAAGACACTGGCGGCCCAGTTGGGAGACAAGGTGCCGCTTGAGACGGAGCGCGGTTATAACACCACGTTCTCTGACCCCAATGTGTCTCTGAAACACGCGGTTATGGTGCCGGGGCTTGGCTTTGCGGTGACGCAGCTTTCTCACGGTTTGCGCGTTGGCGGTGCGGTTGAGTTTGGCGGCCTTGAGCTGGATGCCAACTGGAAACGTGCGGATGCGATGGCTGAAAAGGCGTCTCGTCTTCTTCCGGGATTGAACCGTGACAATGGCATCCGCTGGATGGGGCATCGGCCTTCCATGCCGGATACTCTGCCGGTTATCGGACATTCAAAACACAGCGAACGCGTAACCTATGCGTTTGGACATGGTCATCATGGCCTTACACAGGCAGCAATTACGGCTGAACTGGTCAGTGACCTGATTTGCGGTGAAACACCAAAAATAGATTGCACACTTTACAGTGCTCAACGATTTTAA
- a CDS encoding dihydrodipicolinate synthase family protein — MWTGVYPAVTTKFTENDELDFAEMERCFQLQMDAGCDGIIVCGSLGEAMALEPEEKIDILKLAKKVCGSKHVIMTVCESSTRRAEKAAADAAAAGANGLMVLPGVPYRSAPHETVAHIKAVAKAGGIPVMVYNNPVAYGVDVTLDMFAELADEPLIVAMKESTDDIRRATEVINRFGDRFKVLTGVDNLALESLMMGVDGWVAGLVVAFPRETVAIYQLTKAGRYQEALEIYRWFRPLLDLDVSTNLVQNIKLAEMVAIGSNDRVRAPRLALSGAERARVIKVVEDAVACRPELPELKELCDTSM, encoded by the coding sequence ATGTGGACTGGTGTTTACCCGGCTGTCACAACAAAATTTACAGAGAATGATGAGCTTGATTTTGCAGAGATGGAGCGTTGCTTCCAGCTGCAGATGGATGCAGGCTGCGACGGCATTATCGTATGCGGTTCTCTTGGTGAAGCGATGGCGCTGGAGCCAGAAGAGAAGATCGACATTCTCAAGCTTGCCAAGAAGGTATGTGGTTCCAAGCACGTCATCATGACTGTGTGTGAAAGCTCCACCCGCCGCGCAGAAAAAGCAGCTGCAGACGCGGCAGCAGCTGGTGCAAATGGCCTGATGGTTCTGCCGGGCGTTCCATACCGCTCTGCACCGCATGAAACTGTGGCTCACATCAAAGCTGTTGCGAAAGCTGGTGGCATTCCGGTGATGGTGTACAACAACCCGGTTGCTTACGGCGTTGATGTTACTCTGGACATGTTTGCTGAGCTGGCAGATGAGCCGCTCATCGTTGCGATGAAAGAATCCACAGACGACATTCGCCGCGCGACTGAAGTGATCAACCGTTTTGGTGACCGTTTCAAGGTGCTGACTGGCGTGGACAACCTTGCGCTTGAGAGCCTGATGATGGGCGTTGATGGCTGGGTTGCTGGCCTTGTTGTGGCGTTCCCGCGTGAAACTGTTGCGATCTACCAATTGACTAAGGCTGGCCGCTATCAGGAAGCGCTTGAGATTTACCGCTGGTTCCGTCCGCTTCTTGATCTGGATGTGTCCACCAATCTAGTCCAAAATATCAAGTTGGCAGAGATGGTTGCTATCGGCTCTAATGACCGTGTTCGTGCACCTCGTCTGGCATTGTCCGGTGCGGAGCGCGCGCGTGTCATCAAGGTGGTGGAAGATGCAGTTGCATGCCGCCCGGAACTGCCGGAGCTTAAAGAGCTATGCGACACATCCATGTAA
- the glpK gene encoding glycerol kinase GlpK, giving the protein MTGWVLSIDQGTTSTRAIVFNDSFESVGVGQREFPQHFPHEGWVEHDPEDLWNTTVETCREALSEAGLAAEKIIGVGITNQRETTLIWDRKTGEPVYNAIVWQDRRTSAFCSTLKAAGHEEMFTRKTGLLLDPYFSGTKVAWILDNVEGVRERAEAGELAFGTVDTWLIWRLTGGKSHVTDATNASRTLLYNIGENRWDEELLALLNIPMSLLPEVKDCADEFGTITADLLGAELPIYGVAGDQQAATVGQACFKQGMVKSTYGTGCFALLNTGEELVYSKNRLLSTIAYRLNGKTTYALEGSIFIAGAAVQWLRDGLKIIDNAAQTQLMAENADPESHVYLVPAFVGLGAPYWDPEARAAIFGMTRSTGQDEIARAALESVGYQTVDLINSKSSDMGSPLNGDTVLRVDGGMVASDWTMQFLADILGRPVDRPVVQETTALGVAWLAGMKAGVWPSMEEFSQRWHLDRRFEPNMEAAEREKRLSGWHDAVSRTRSQAS; this is encoded by the coding sequence ATGACAGGGTGGGTGCTCTCCATTGATCAGGGGACGACGTCAACGCGTGCGATCGTTTTTAATGACAGCTTCGAAAGTGTAGGTGTTGGGCAGCGTGAGTTTCCGCAGCACTTTCCGCATGAAGGTTGGGTAGAGCACGATCCTGAAGACCTCTGGAACACAACTGTCGAGACATGCCGTGAAGCGCTGTCTGAAGCTGGCCTTGCTGCTGAGAAGATCATCGGCGTGGGCATCACCAACCAGCGTGAGACGACGCTGATCTGGGATCGTAAAACCGGTGAGCCGGTTTACAACGCGATTGTCTGGCAGGACCGCCGCACCTCCGCTTTCTGCAGTACGCTGAAGGCTGCAGGTCATGAAGAGATGTTCACCCGCAAGACTGGTCTGCTGCTTGATCCATACTTCTCCGGCACGAAAGTGGCCTGGATTTTGGACAATGTAGAAGGTGTGCGTGAGCGGGCGGAAGCTGGTGAGCTGGCATTTGGTACCGTTGATACCTGGCTGATCTGGCGTTTGACCGGCGGGAAGTCTCATGTGACTGACGCGACCAACGCATCGCGTACGCTTCTTTATAATATTGGCGAGAACCGCTGGGATGAAGAGCTGCTGGCTCTGCTGAACATTCCGATGAGCTTGCTGCCAGAGGTTAAAGACTGTGCGGATGAGTTTGGCACGATCACTGCGGATCTTCTGGGTGCTGAGCTGCCAATTTATGGTGTGGCTGGTGACCAGCAGGCGGCAACCGTTGGGCAGGCTTGCTTTAAGCAGGGTATGGTGAAGTCCACTTATGGCACTGGCTGCTTTGCATTGCTGAACACTGGGGAGGAGTTGGTTTACTCTAAGAACCGTCTGCTCTCCACAATTGCCTATCGTCTGAATGGCAAGACCACCTATGCGCTGGAAGGCTCCATCTTTATTGCGGGTGCTGCTGTGCAGTGGTTGCGTGATGGGCTGAAGATCATCGACAATGCAGCACAGACGCAGTTGATGGCTGAAAATGCAGATCCAGAAAGCCATGTTTATCTGGTTCCGGCGTTTGTTGGTCTGGGCGCTCCTTATTGGGATCCTGAAGCACGTGCGGCGATTTTCGGTATGACCCGTTCCACCGGTCAGGATGAAATTGCACGGGCAGCACTGGAAAGCGTCGGCTACCAGACTGTTGATCTGATCAACTCCAAGTCCTCTGACATGGGCTCTCCGCTGAATGGCGACACCGTACTGCGCGTTGATGGCGGTATGGTTGCCTCTGACTGGACCATGCAGTTCCTTGCGGACATTCTTGGCCGTCCGGTGGATCGTCCTGTTGTTCAGGAAACCACTGCACTTGGCGTTGCGTGGCTTGCGGGCATGAAGGCGGGTGTGTGGCCGAGCATGGAAGAGTTCTCTCAGCGCTGGCATCTGGACCGTCGTTTTGAGCCGAACATGGAAGCCGCTGAGCGTGAGAAGCGACTCTCCGGTTGGCATGATGCGGTCTCCCGCACACGATCCCAGGCTTCCTAA